Proteins found in one Pseudomonas mosselii genomic segment:
- the dpdE gene encoding protein DpdE, which yields MLRRILKDPCPKYLLADEVGLGKTIEAGLIVREHVLQKKFDANILIAAPASLVTQWHEELKGRFHLGELMSTKHRSEQLIRVCSHEQLVTALWEGGQPSLFVVDEMHQLAPLAWSSEQHSNDRFQVLAEACQAAEVTLLLSGTPLNGNERNFLAMLHCLSPEAYEISEAGVQRFIARVKEREWLGGLYSALTPGNSNAALEQALQDLRGKFPEDQELQERIGSLMPLVDLFAEESGEQREQQIIGLRHYLGEHYRLHQRMLRNRREMGHLAQLFPGLAGLRRQYWPIEPRSMPLDLLLEEYRSQACRDPDEFQAMSSGEYLNWVDDLLGSPLLVKQRADRFDRQLAATLEATEREFLAEISKQASLEQACKDRSLIASLEDWLAENPKGKVVVFCGDEVVADHVAATLGDSLAVGIERNASDRDLHFLQSGGSVRVLVCDQGGEDGLNLHGGQKLAVHYSLPRSFSRVEQRLGRLNRYSANLRGIRPVESLVLMSDHDGLFRRWLDLLDTSVGVFNQTVASLQYVLEEYLEKTWQAVARSGDEELLVCAKQLSGEGGLLDRERRRVKVQEELLALDEEVAKARDFAEKISEADEIAEEQIGRMCAWMTRGLNFRLEGDLQQQFRLGFGLDPTERGGRTLVDVKTFIEGCITGIDPESGNPPYTAPMSFLRQQASAQSGVYPFRYGQPFVDSIYELAAGDSRGATCAFLRILNSSALQAPKIFFHFKWLVTAARPDCTYQEQVIADELLAPAVYGHWLAEDGRLVKAESTLKSLEWPYKKPAGAIFQDINLRHDVWSELEFLLPVGEWKRMVLGITELSRKRIVEEIGALRGSVLEPHVHLMAVRAQILCSKDLWRNE from the coding sequence ATCCTTAGGCGTATCCTTAAGGACCCATGCCCTAAGTACTTGCTAGCGGATGAAGTGGGTTTGGGCAAGACAATCGAGGCGGGCCTGATTGTCCGTGAGCACGTACTTCAGAAGAAGTTCGACGCCAATATTTTAATTGCGGCGCCGGCTTCTCTTGTCACTCAGTGGCATGAGGAGCTAAAGGGCCGATTTCATCTTGGCGAGTTGATGTCTACAAAGCATCGATCGGAACAGCTGATTCGAGTATGCAGTCATGAACAGTTGGTGACGGCTTTGTGGGAGGGTGGCCAGCCTAGCTTGTTCGTCGTTGACGAGATGCATCAATTGGCGCCGCTGGCCTGGTCTTCCGAGCAACACTCGAATGACCGGTTTCAGGTGCTGGCGGAGGCCTGCCAGGCAGCTGAGGTGACTCTGTTGTTGTCGGGAACCCCGTTGAATGGGAACGAAAGAAATTTCCTGGCGATGCTGCACTGCTTGAGTCCCGAAGCTTATGAGATCTCAGAAGCGGGGGTTCAGCGTTTCATCGCTCGAGTCAAGGAGCGTGAGTGGCTTGGCGGGTTGTATAGCGCACTGACCCCGGGTAACTCGAACGCCGCATTGGAACAAGCACTACAGGATCTGCGGGGGAAATTCCCTGAGGATCAGGAGTTGCAAGAGCGAATCGGCAGTTTGATGCCGTTGGTGGATCTCTTTGCCGAGGAGAGCGGCGAGCAGCGCGAGCAACAAATCATAGGCTTGCGGCATTACCTCGGAGAGCACTACCGCCTGCATCAGCGCATGCTTCGTAACCGCCGGGAAATGGGGCATCTCGCGCAGTTGTTTCCAGGATTGGCTGGTTTGCGCCGTCAATACTGGCCGATAGAGCCACGCAGCATGCCATTGGATCTGTTGTTGGAAGAGTACCGCAGCCAGGCCTGCCGGGATCCTGATGAGTTCCAGGCAATGAGTTCTGGAGAGTACCTGAACTGGGTTGACGACTTGTTGGGCAGTCCATTACTGGTCAAGCAGCGGGCCGATAGGTTCGACAGGCAACTGGCGGCGACGCTTGAAGCAACCGAGCGAGAGTTCCTCGCCGAAATATCCAAGCAAGCCTCACTCGAGCAGGCGTGTAAAGATCGGAGTTTGATCGCGAGTCTGGAAGATTGGTTGGCCGAAAACCCTAAGGGCAAGGTGGTTGTTTTCTGCGGTGACGAAGTAGTCGCGGATCATGTTGCTGCTACGCTCGGTGACTCTCTGGCTGTAGGTATAGAGCGCAATGCTTCCGACCGCGACTTGCATTTCTTGCAGTCGGGCGGTTCTGTGCGGGTATTGGTTTGCGATCAAGGTGGTGAAGATGGTCTTAACCTGCATGGGGGGCAGAAACTCGCCGTGCATTACAGCCTACCGAGATCGTTCAGTCGCGTTGAACAACGTCTGGGACGATTGAACCGTTACAGCGCAAATCTGCGTGGCATCAGGCCTGTGGAAAGTTTGGTTTTGATGTCTGACCATGATGGTTTGTTCCGACGGTGGCTAGATCTGCTTGACACATCGGTAGGTGTGTTCAATCAGACGGTGGCCAGCTTGCAGTACGTACTAGAAGAGTACCTCGAAAAAACTTGGCAGGCAGTCGCGCGATCCGGCGATGAAGAGTTGCTTGTCTGCGCCAAGCAACTGAGCGGCGAGGGCGGCCTGCTGGACCGCGAGCGCCGTCGGGTGAAAGTACAGGAAGAATTGCTTGCATTGGACGAGGAAGTCGCCAAGGCACGGGACTTCGCCGAAAAAATTTCTGAGGCGGACGAAATAGCCGAGGAGCAGATTGGCCGCATGTGTGCCTGGATGACGCGCGGCTTGAACTTCAGGCTAGAGGGCGATCTGCAGCAGCAATTCAGGTTGGGCTTCGGCCTTGACCCAACTGAGCGTGGCGGTCGGACCCTGGTGGACGTGAAGACCTTTATCGAAGGTTGCATCACGGGTATTGATCCGGAAAGTGGTAACCCGCCATACACTGCTCCCATGAGCTTCTTGCGGCAGCAGGCTTCAGCTCAATCGGGCGTGTACCCCTTCCGTTACGGTCAGCCGTTCGTGGATTCCATATATGAACTGGCCGCTGGTGATTCGCGGGGGGCAACCTGCGCATTCTTGCGAATTCTTAATAGCAGTGCACTGCAGGCGCCAAAGATTTTCTTTCATTTCAAGTGGCTGGTAACGGCTGCCCGGCCGGATTGCACGTATCAGGAACAGGTTATCGCCGATGAGTTACTGGCACCTGCGGTGTATGGCCACTGGCTCGCTGAAGACGGCAGGCTGGTAAAGGCCGAAAGCACATTGAAATCCCTGGAATGGCCTTACAAGAAGCCCGCGGGCGCCATCTTCCAGGATATCAATCTGCGTCATGATGTCTGGTCCGAGTTGGAGTTTCTATTACCTGTGGGCGAATGGAAACGCATGGTGCTGGGTATCACTGAGTTGAGCCGAAAGAGGATCGTAGAGGAGATAGGTGCTCTGCGAGGTTCCGTCCTTGAACCGCACGTGCACCTTATGGCGGTACGCGCCCAGATCCTGTGCTCGAAAGATCTGTGGAGGAATGAATGA
- a CDS encoding IS5-like element ISPa26 family transposase, whose amino-acid sequence MKQMTFADAEYAGKRKQTRKELFLIEMDRVVPWEGLIALIKPHYPKGEGGRPAYPLMAMLRIHLMQNWFGYSDPAMEEALYETTILRQFSGLSLERIPDETTILNFRRLLEKHELATGILGVINGYLGDRGLSLRQGTIVDATLIHAPSSTKNKDGKRDPEMHQTKKGNQYYFGAKAHIGVDDESGLVHSVVVTAANVADVTQVDKLLHGGENVVCADAGYTGVEKREEHEGRQVIWQIAARRSTYKKHGNRSALYKAIRKIERAKAQVRSKVEHPFRVIKRQFGYTKVRFRGLVKNTAQMVTLFALSNIWMARRHLLSNAGEVRP is encoded by the coding sequence ATGAAACAAATGACCTTCGCCGATGCCGAGTACGCCGGTAAGCGCAAGCAGACCCGCAAGGAGCTGTTCCTGATAGAGATGGATCGGGTCGTACCCTGGGAGGGTTTGATTGCTCTGATCAAACCTCATTACCCAAAGGGCGAAGGGGGCCGTCCAGCCTATCCGCTGATGGCGATGCTGCGGATTCATCTAATGCAGAACTGGTTCGGTTACAGCGATCCGGCGATGGAAGAGGCGCTGTACGAGACGACGATCCTGCGCCAGTTTTCCGGTCTGAGCCTGGAGCGAATCCCGGATGAAACCACCATCCTCAACTTCCGTCGCCTGCTGGAAAAGCATGAGTTGGCCACCGGTATTCTCGGCGTGATCAATGGCTATTTGGGCGACCGTGGCTTGTCACTGCGACAAGGCACCATCGTCGATGCCACTCTGATTCATGCGCCCAGTTCGACCAAGAACAAGGACGGCAAACGCGACCCGGAAATGCATCAGACCAAGAAGGGCAACCAGTATTACTTCGGTGCCAAAGCTCACATTGGTGTCGACGATGAGTCCGGGCTTGTGCACAGCGTGGTGGTCACTGCGGCCAACGTCGCGGACGTAACCCAAGTCGACAAACTGCTGCACGGTGGTGAGAACGTGGTCTGCGCTGATGCGGGCTATACCGGTGTAGAGAAGCGTGAAGAGCATGAGGGGCGCCAAGTCATCTGGCAGATTGCAGCCCGGCGCAGCACTTACAAAAAGCACGGTAACCGCAGCGCGTTATACAAAGCGATACGTAAGATCGAAAGAGCCAAGGCCCAGGTTCGCTCCAAGGTTGAGCATCCATTTCGGGTGATCAAGCGCCAGTTTGGTTATACGAAAGTGCGCTTCCGAGGCTTGGTGAAAAACACTGCTCAGATGGTGACGCTGTTCGCCCTGTCGAACATTTGGATGGCGCGTCGACATTTGCTCTCCAATGCAGGAGAGGTGCGTCCGTGA
- a CDS encoding AraC family transcriptional regulator ligand-binding domain-containing protein, with translation MRETDRITREAANPSPERFHRGPLGRVLERYLQTHSLKARSNYSMLALEQLWAKAASHDPAIGLHLFSHFSRQDWHVLAQGCLFSATLAEAIRFWARYARLASDMDTLALIEEGDCLGVELRIDAPASLVRYMVEHYSAMSLSVMGVGMGAVVVPQRACFAHRRPAYYPEYREWFGEDIQFDCGYNRLYFKRIQLDMPLLTQHAGMMEVVSQELERRLAQQSQLSGWSARVAQGIRQGLITGQSLTLEAQAQDLHQSARTLRRRLEDEGTSFRVLLDRVRAELEQYLEMQGDSRAQIAAQLGYSDLAGYVHARKRWRSL, from the coding sequence ATGCGCGAAACGGACAGAATCACGCGAGAAGCGGCCAACCCATCGCCCGAGCGATTCCACCGCGGCCCGCTCGGGCGGGTGCTGGAGCGCTACCTTCAGACGCATTCGCTGAAGGCGCGCAGCAACTACAGCATGCTTGCGCTGGAGCAGCTTTGGGCCAAGGCGGCCAGCCATGATCCGGCCATCGGCTTGCACCTGTTCTCGCACTTCAGCCGCCAGGACTGGCACGTGCTGGCCCAGGGCTGCCTGTTTAGCGCCACGCTGGCTGAGGCCATCCGCTTCTGGGCGCGCTATGCACGACTGGCATCGGACATGGATACCCTGGCGCTGATCGAGGAGGGTGATTGCCTTGGGGTGGAATTGCGAATCGATGCGCCAGCCAGCCTGGTGCGCTATATGGTTGAGCACTACAGCGCGATGTCCCTCAGCGTGATGGGCGTGGGGATGGGTGCGGTGGTCGTACCGCAGCGGGCGTGCTTCGCTCACCGTCGGCCGGCGTACTACCCGGAGTACCGCGAGTGGTTTGGTGAAGATATCCAGTTCGACTGCGGGTACAACCGCTTGTACTTCAAGCGTATCCAGTTGGACATGCCATTGCTGACCCAGCATGCCGGGATGATGGAGGTGGTGAGCCAGGAGCTGGAGCGCCGGTTGGCGCAGCAGTCCCAGCTTAGTGGCTGGTCGGCCCGGGTAGCCCAGGGCATTCGCCAGGGCCTCATCACGGGCCAATCACTTACCCTGGAGGCGCAGGCACAGGACCTTCACCAGAGTGCACGTACCTTGCGTCGGCGGCTGGAGGATGAGGGGACCAGTTTTCGTGTGCTGCTCGATCGGGTCCGTGCGGAGCTTGAGCAGTACCTGGAGATGCAGGGGGATAGCCGAGCGCAGATTGCTGCACAGCTTGGATACAGTGACTTGGCGGGCTATGTCCATGCGCGCAAGCGCTGGCGATCGCTGTAG
- a CDS encoding sterol desaturase family protein — MSTTITNSPIPIILAILIGFILLEITCACFLQPRGKRRDAIIEIVGSALLMVVTLPLVTFLSNSLLEHFAPQLKGSLAGLHWVLGLVLFLVLDDMTQYWWHRLSHKVPLLYSLHRAHHSAPYMSIRIVYRNNSFYYLLMPGLWFSGALIYLGLAPVYFGYLIVKMLVIFGAHSSVPWDDKLYRIRALRPVMWLLERTISTPATHSAHHGLSADDGVTHYKGNFGNLLFFWDVLFGTAKITRRRPQYYGIEGMRPVSWQEELFWPLMRGKSTSLPTESDQELAK; from the coding sequence ATGAGCACAACAATAACAAACAGCCCGATACCAATTATTCTCGCCATCCTGATCGGCTTCATCCTCCTCGAAATCACCTGCGCCTGCTTCCTTCAGCCTCGCGGTAAACGCCGGGACGCGATCATCGAAATCGTCGGCAGCGCCCTGCTGATGGTGGTCACCCTGCCGTTGGTCACGTTCCTCAGCAACAGCCTGCTGGAACACTTCGCGCCGCAACTGAAGGGCAGCCTCGCCGGCCTGCACTGGGTGCTTGGGCTCGTCCTGTTCCTGGTGCTGGACGACATGACCCAGTACTGGTGGCATCGCCTCAGCCACAAGGTGCCCCTGCTCTACTCGCTGCACCGCGCACACCATTCAGCGCCCTACATGAGCATCCGCATCGTCTATCGCAACAACAGCTTCTATTACCTGCTGATGCCCGGCCTGTGGTTCAGCGGGGCCCTGATCTACCTGGGGTTGGCGCCTGTGTACTTCGGCTACCTGATCGTCAAGATGCTGGTCATCTTCGGCGCCCACAGCAGCGTGCCCTGGGATGACAAGCTTTACCGCATACGTGCACTGCGGCCCGTGATGTGGCTGCTGGAACGGACCATTTCCACCCCCGCGACCCACTCGGCGCATCACGGCCTCAGTGCCGATGACGGGGTGACGCATTACAAAGGCAACTTTGGCAACCTGCTGTTCTTCTGGGATGTGCTGTTCGGCACGGCAAAGATCACCCGCCGCCGCCCGCAGTATTACGGTATCGAAGGCATGCGCCCGGTCAGCTGGCAGGAGGAGCTGTTCTGGCCGCTGATGCGTGGCAAGTCGACCAGCCTGCCGACGGAATCGGACCAGGAGCTGGCCAAATGA
- a CDS encoding NADPH-dependent FMN reductase, with product MSLNIVLVAGSSQPDSQSAKVGAFLAQRLQALQLSERPRVIDLGLAPLPLWPAKDEHGLWAEYAALLREADALVVLTPEWHGMASPALKNLFVYAGYRELGHKPALLVGVSSGQGGSYPLSELRASSYKNCRICYLPEQLIVRQVEGVMNGPDSAGTQDLRIRRRADWALQVLGEYARALRGMNARVEMEDPEFANGM from the coding sequence ATGAGCCTGAATATCGTACTCGTGGCCGGCTCCAGCCAGCCGGACAGCCAGTCGGCGAAGGTGGGCGCCTTTCTCGCCCAACGCCTACAGGCATTGCAACTCAGCGAGCGGCCAAGGGTGATCGATCTGGGGCTTGCGCCGCTGCCGTTGTGGCCTGCCAAGGATGAACATGGGCTCTGGGCGGAGTATGCAGCCCTGCTGCGTGAAGCCGATGCCCTGGTGGTGCTGACCCCGGAATGGCACGGCATGGCCAGCCCGGCGCTGAAGAACCTGTTCGTCTACGCCGGCTACCGCGAGTTGGGGCACAAGCCGGCGCTGCTGGTCGGGGTGTCCTCTGGCCAGGGCGGGAGCTACCCGCTGTCTGAACTGCGTGCATCCAGCTACAAGAACTGCCGCATCTGCTATCTGCCCGAGCAGTTGATCGTGCGCCAGGTGGAGGGCGTGATGAATGGCCCGGACAGTGCCGGCACGCAAGACCTGCGCATTCGTCGCCGGGCCGACTGGGCGCTTCAGGTGCTGGGCGAATATGCCAGGGCGCTCAGGGGGATGAATGCGCGGGTCGAAATGGAGGATCCGGAATTCGCCAACGGGATGTGA
- a CDS encoding class I SAM-dependent methyltransferase — protein sequence MKPFDDLVAEANAADVTGWGFDWLAGRASEQRPPWGYAQLIAQRLGRVCTALDLDTGGGEVLDETPRFPPLMCATEAWPPNARKAHERLGPRGVEVVQVAPGTTLPFADASFELVTSRHPVQPDWSEIHRVLRPDGHYFAQHVGPASAFELIEHFLGPLPHERKMRDPQDEVAAAQAAGLTVTGLRTARCRMLFHDVGAVVWILRKCVWWVPDFSVHKYRAELLALDSQMRQGEPFVAHSTRHLIEARR from the coding sequence ATGAAACCCTTTGACGACCTGGTAGCCGAAGCCAACGCAGCGGATGTGACTGGCTGGGGCTTCGACTGGCTGGCAGGACGCGCCTCTGAGCAGCGTCCGCCTTGGGGCTATGCCCAGCTCATTGCACAGCGACTGGGTAGGGTCTGCACGGCGCTGGATCTCGACACTGGCGGCGGTGAGGTACTGGATGAGACGCCGCGCTTCCCGCCTCTCATGTGCGCGACAGAAGCCTGGCCACCCAACGCCCGCAAGGCACACGAGCGCCTGGGGCCGCGCGGCGTTGAAGTCGTGCAGGTGGCCCCCGGAACCACGCTCCCATTTGCCGACGCCTCGTTCGAGCTAGTCACCTCACGCCACCCTGTGCAACCGGACTGGTCCGAGATTCATCGCGTCCTCCGACCTGATGGACACTACTTCGCCCAGCACGTAGGGCCAGCCTCGGCCTTCGAGCTGATCGAGCATTTCCTGGGGCCATTGCCCCATGAACGGAAAATGCGCGATCCGCAGGACGAAGTGGCAGCAGCACAGGCAGCCGGGCTGACGGTGACCGGCCTGCGCACAGCCCGCTGCCGCATGCTGTTCCATGATGTGGGCGCAGTCGTGTGGATTCTTCGCAAATGCGTATGGTGGGTGCCGGACTTCTCTGTACACAAGTACCGCGCTGAGCTGCTGGCCCTGGATAGCCAGATGCGCCAGGGCGAGCCTTTTGTCGCGCACTCGACCCGTCATCTTATTGAGGCGAGGCGTTAA
- a CDS encoding MFS transporter, producing the protein MPAAASPRFTLFTASAVCALIILDTNIVAVSLPSIARDLSGSFSDIEWVVSAYLLAFAACLLPAGSLADRFGRRRMLLLGLALFGAASLACGAAPSLLFLDLARAAKGIGAALLLTAALAAIGHRFHAPQERMRAWAFWGACMGATITFAPLLGGLIASTLGWRWIFYINLPLVIVLAFMVASSIEESRDGSAARFDPLGSLTFAGGLGYLTWALIDANRVGWDSAPTLERLLIGVFLLGLFVMVERSQARPMVDLGLMRSGRFIGALLGMLAYAACAQVMMTLLPLYLQSGLQLSALAAGAGMLPFAVAMLLTPRLGMRMAARLSPAQVFALGLVLVGVGNLACAWATGQSGYAAFALASVVLGAGAGLLNGDTQKNIMACVPRERTGMASGLSTTTRFGAIVLAIGILGGILAARSGQLLRDALTLQAPEALGVAGEMATRVAAGDLHAALALLDPRLREVAAPLARQAFIGGFEAVLCSAGVAALIFAVLVGVLLNKPLPIGEAPHQTAPDIANI; encoded by the coding sequence ATGCCTGCCGCCGCCTCACCACGCTTCACCCTGTTCACCGCCTCGGCGGTGTGCGCCTTGATCATCCTCGACACCAACATCGTCGCGGTTAGCCTGCCCAGCATTGCCCGTGATCTGTCCGGCTCGTTCAGCGACATCGAATGGGTGGTCAGTGCGTATTTGCTGGCGTTCGCTGCCTGTCTGCTACCCGCTGGCAGCCTGGCCGACCGCTTCGGCAGGCGGCGCATGCTGCTGCTCGGCCTGGCGCTGTTCGGCGCTGCCTCGCTGGCGTGCGGCGCCGCGCCCAGCCTGTTGTTCCTTGATCTGGCCCGCGCAGCCAAGGGCATCGGTGCCGCGTTGTTGCTGACTGCCGCGCTGGCCGCCATCGGCCACCGTTTCCACGCACCGCAGGAACGCATGCGGGCCTGGGCCTTCTGGGGCGCCTGCATGGGCGCGACCATCACCTTCGCACCGCTGCTCGGTGGGCTGATCGCCAGTACCTTGGGCTGGCGCTGGATCTTCTATATCAACCTGCCGCTGGTGATCGTGCTGGCGTTCATGGTTGCAAGCAGTATCGAGGAGTCCCGCGACGGTTCGGCGGCGCGGTTCGATCCACTGGGCAGCCTGACTTTCGCCGGTGGCCTGGGCTACCTGACCTGGGCCTTGATCGACGCCAATCGGGTTGGTTGGGATAGCGCCCCCACGTTGGAGCGTCTGCTGATCGGCGTGTTCCTGCTTGGCTTGTTCGTGATGGTCGAGCGCAGCCAGGCGCGGCCGATGGTCGACCTCGGCCTGATGCGCAGCGGGCGTTTCATCGGGGCCTTGCTGGGGATGCTCGCCTATGCCGCCTGTGCGCAGGTGATGATGACCTTGCTGCCGCTGTACCTGCAGAGCGGCTTGCAGCTCTCGGCCCTGGCCGCGGGCGCGGGCATGCTGCCGTTCGCCGTGGCCATGCTGCTCACGCCTCGGCTGGGCATGCGCATGGCTGCGCGCCTGTCGCCGGCCCAGGTGTTCGCATTGGGGTTGGTCCTGGTCGGGGTGGGCAACCTGGCCTGCGCCTGGGCCACCGGCCAGAGTGGCTATGCCGCGTTCGCCCTGGCCAGTGTCGTGCTGGGCGCCGGAGCCGGGCTGCTCAATGGCGATACGCAGAAGAACATCATGGCCTGCGTGCCGCGTGAGCGCACCGGTATGGCTTCGGGGCTGAGCACCACCACGCGCTTCGGGGCCATCGTCCTTGCCATAGGCATTCTCGGCGGCATCCTTGCGGCGCGCAGTGGGCAACTGCTGCGCGATGCCCTGACGCTCCAGGCACCCGAGGCGTTGGGTGTGGCGGGGGAGATGGCTACGCGGGTGGCAGCGGGGGATCTGCATGCCGCGTTGGCGTTGCTCGACCCAAGGCTGAGAGAGGTGGCGGCACCACTGGCGCGTCAGGCGTTCATCGGCGGCTTCGAGGCGGTGCTGTGCAGCGCTGGTGTCGCGGCGCTGATCTTTGCGGTGCTGGTGGGGGTATTGCTGAACAAGCCCTTGCCGATCGGGGAGGCTCCTCATCAGACAGCGCCGGACATTGCAAATATATGA